Proteins encoded in a region of the Sulfurimonas marina genome:
- a CDS encoding DUF1538 domain-containing protein, which produces MLSFSTFLQLLKESFRDLLPIILVIMFFQLAIIQSVPENWLGTTIGLAIVGVGLAVFLLGLEVGIFPVGEGLASEFANKGSTFWIMLFAFMIGFGTTVAEPALIVIAQKAASISDGRIDATTLRMVVAFSVGFAIVLGVWRIIKGHPIHYYIISGYILVVAATAFSPAEIVGLAYDLGGVTTSTVTVPLVAALGIGLASNIKGRNPVLDGFGLIAFASLTPMIFVQFYGIVVYQFVDSVTQIPTIAPITDAAATVATQYNFKILDVLKGLIGVMIDVLPILAVILFFQYAILKKPIDNLKEVIIGFGLVIIGLDAFIVGLEMGLFSVGETMALELTRYDNNVIIYSFGALIGFSTTMAEPSLTAIARKAKEISDGKINDYALRVFVAIGVAIGISLGAYRIVVGGEIVYYIMAGYLFVIVLTFLSPKYIIPVAYDSGGVTTSTVTVPLVAALGLGLATNIEGRDPLIDGFGLIAFASLFPMITVMLYGFVTEQMGIRGEREKERIHINELRHALEDANNMGLSTVSIQGTDKRQSYDIPFSAVHVIVPTNKTEQALQAARNAGARGVTIMSAHGMGLEKMENFYNRLHSENTDSNLMFITPTKKVDDIIKSIMEELDLVGSGAGIAFSYPISHMKGISLKQDDL; this is translated from the coding sequence TTGTTAAGTTTTTCAACCTTTTTACAACTCTTAAAAGAGTCTTTTAGAGACCTTTTACCTATCATTCTCGTGATTATGTTTTTTCAACTTGCAATCATTCAGAGTGTACCTGAAAACTGGTTAGGTACTACGATCGGACTTGCAATTGTTGGTGTAGGTCTTGCTGTATTTTTACTTGGACTTGAAGTTGGGATATTCCCTGTAGGTGAGGGTTTAGCAAGTGAGTTTGCAAACAAAGGCTCCACATTTTGGATCATGCTTTTTGCTTTTATGATCGGCTTTGGTACTACTGTTGCAGAACCTGCTCTTATCGTTATCGCCCAAAAAGCGGCCTCAATCAGTGACGGACGTATTGATGCTACGACCCTTAGAATGGTAGTGGCATTTTCTGTCGGTTTTGCGATCGTACTTGGTGTTTGGAGAATTATCAAAGGGCATCCGATCCACTACTACATCATCTCAGGTTACATTCTGGTAGTTGCGGCAACTGCTTTTTCACCTGCTGAGATCGTAGGACTTGCATACGACCTTGGAGGTGTTACAACTTCTACGGTAACAGTGCCTCTTGTTGCAGCTCTTGGGATTGGTCTTGCTTCAAACATAAAGGGAAGAAACCCAGTACTAGACGGATTTGGGCTGATCGCATTTGCATCACTTACACCTATGATCTTTGTACAGTTTTACGGAATCGTAGTGTATCAGTTTGTAGATTCCGTTACTCAGATCCCTACAATCGCACCGATTACTGATGCTGCTGCAACCGTTGCTACACAATACAACTTTAAAATCCTGGATGTCCTTAAAGGTCTCATAGGGGTGATGATAGATGTTCTGCCAATCTTAGCAGTTATTCTGTTTTTCCAGTATGCGATCCTCAAAAAACCTATTGATAATCTCAAAGAGGTTATCATCGGTTTTGGGCTTGTAATTATAGGTCTTGATGCTTTCATCGTCGGTCTTGAGATGGGTCTTTTCTCAGTTGGTGAAACTATGGCACTGGAACTTACAAGATATGACAACAACGTTATTATCTACTCGTTTGGAGCATTGATCGGTTTTTCTACAACTATGGCAGAGCCATCACTTACGGCAATTGCAAGAAAAGCAAAAGAGATTAGTGACGGGAAAATAAATGACTACGCTTTACGTGTGTTTGTTGCAATCGGAGTTGCGATCGGTATCTCTTTAGGGGCATACAGAATCGTTGTCGGCGGTGAAATTGTCTACTACATTATGGCCGGATACCTGTTTGTTATAGTTCTTACTTTCCTCTCACCAAAATATATTATCCCTGTAGCATACGATAGCGGCGGGGTTACAACTTCAACGGTAACGGTACCGCTTGTTGCAGCCCTTGGTCTTGGACTGGCAACAAACATTGAAGGGCGTGATCCGCTGATCGATGGTTTCGGACTGATCGCATTTGCATCACTCTTTCCTATGATCACGGTTATGCTGTACGGTTTTGTAACGGAACAGATGGGTATTCGCGGGGAGCGTGAAAAGGAGCGTATCCATATTAATGAACTTCGTCACGCTTTAGAAGATGCAAACAATATGGGTCTTTCTACTGTAAGTATTCAAGGGACGGATAAACGTCAATCTTACGATATCCCTTTCTCAGCGGTACACGTTATAGTTCCGACAAATAAAACGGAACAAGCACTGCAAGCTGCTCGTAATGCGGGTGCAAGAGGTGTAACTATTATGAGTGCTCACGGTATGGGTCTAGAGAAAATGGAGAACTTTTACAACCGTCTTCACAGTGAAAATACAGACTCTAACTTGATGTTTATCACACCGACAAAAAAAGTGGATGATATTATAAAATCGATTATGGAGGAGCTTGATCTTGTAGGTTCGGGAGCGGGAATCGCTTTCTCCTACCCTATCTCCCATATGAAAGGGATCTCTTTAAAACAAGATGATCTCTAG
- a CDS encoding peptide methionine sulfoxide reductase produces MDKREVFHAKLLELSDGSYDVFYNNKRYLLSKQTQLDGKLIKLYAKELGDNDFISLNYYNIDKPLLKPCEMAEEKVINFVLDMEVI; encoded by the coding sequence ATGGATAAAAGAGAAGTGTTTCATGCGAAACTTTTGGAACTATCAGACGGGAGTTATGACGTGTTTTACAATAACAAACGTTATCTGCTTTCAAAACAAACACAACTAGATGGCAAGCTTATAAAACTCTATGCCAAAGAGCTTGGAGACAACGATTTTATAAGTCTCAACTATTACAACATTGACAAACCGCTTTTAAAACCGTGTGAAATGGCTGAAGAGAAAGTAATAAATTTTGTTTTGGATATGGAAGTGATTTGA
- a CDS encoding DUF805 domain-containing protein, producing the protein MDQVKEYFIKYFIDIYRKNYANFDGRARRQEYWFFVLFYFIISFLVGLLDGLIGSEIDYVVYSAGLFGTIFTLASFIPFLALAARRMHDIDKSGWWQLIQIIPVIGWIWFLILTVLQGSVGQNRFGSDPIMETPAPVTVTVE; encoded by the coding sequence ATGGATCAAGTTAAAGAGTACTTCATCAAGTATTTTATAGATATCTATAGAAAGAACTATGCTAACTTTGACGGCAGAGCAAGAAGGCAAGAGTATTGGTTTTTTGTACTGTTTTACTTTATTATATCTTTCTTAGTCGGTTTATTAGATGGTCTGATAGGTTCTGAAATAGACTATGTAGTATACTCTGCAGGACTGTTTGGAACTATTTTCACATTAGCTTCGTTTATCCCTTTTCTGGCTTTAGCAGCAAGAAGAATGCATGATATAGATAAAAGCGGCTGGTGGCAGCTCATACAGATCATACCTGTTATCGGTTGGATCTGGTTCCTTATACTCACTGTTTTACAAGGAAGTGTCGGTCAAAACCGTTTTGGTTCAGATCCGATCATGGAGACACCGGCTCCAGTAACTGTTACTGTAGAGTAA
- a CDS encoding DNA-binding protein: MKKMSVEDAATFFGVSKEAIHNRIRRGSIQSVVENGIKLVVVDEQAKAPQKRATATKSINNDRYYKYLEEQNAKLQQRVDTLEGETRSLRDQKEQMLIEEKEKLERIYKEKDEQLKNILHTLSSKFMLSAAPSEELEAIEQHDAFEAEIEEETPSELISLKKYLKSLKLSEKKMIKTLKKFKELEDDRIVRVGKKIYIDPLKYDYSDLIKK, translated from the coding sequence ATGAAAAAGATGAGTGTAGAGGATGCAGCGACGTTTTTTGGTGTTTCAAAAGAAGCTATTCACAATAGAATCAGACGCGGTTCAATTCAAAGTGTAGTAGAGAACGGCATAAAATTGGTTGTAGTTGATGAGCAGGCAAAAGCACCACAGAAGAGAGCAACAGCTACAAAGTCTATTAATAATGACAGATACTATAAATACCTTGAAGAACAAAATGCAAAACTGCAACAACGTGTAGACACTTTAGAAGGTGAAACAAGAAGTCTGCGTGATCAAAAAGAGCAGATGCTTATAGAAGAGAAAGAAAAGCTGGAGCGTATCTATAAAGAGAAAGATGAACAACTCAAAAACATTTTGCATACACTCTCTTCAAAGTTCATGTTAAGTGCAGCACCTTCTGAAGAGCTTGAAGCGATTGAACAACATGACGCTTTTGAAGCAGAGATTGAAGAGGAAACTCCAAGTGAACTTATCTCATTGAAAAAATATCTCAAATCTCTTAAGCTATCTGAGAAAAAGATGATAAAAACTCTTAAAAAGTTTAAAGAGTTGGAAGATGATAGAATTGTAAGAGTAGGGAAAAAGATCTATATAGATCCACTAAAATATGATTATAGCGATCTGATCAAGAAGTAA
- a CDS encoding alkaline phosphatase PhoX produces MKKRTILSALTAAFLAVSFAACNSSEDGVDGINGTDGVDGQSAGFIKWEFEELSAPVTDAEKTSIRTATKITNNADGITDTIGFTKLMATTDTDNGETFGLLKDHNDVAMTFTDGSPYICNGTNAGLGSGLDHSSILEKDGRIFMVSQFECEVGAMYGMELEQNATTGALAVKKDSLQYISQKEGYGGWVHCAGVTTPWNSHLGSEEYEPNARAVEADLNTTTMLTGNKYYDEVTKYYWQDENNANATNNNNPYFYGWIPEVTVSGAAATPAFAYTKHFSMGRAAWELAYVMPDEKTAYLSDDGTNVGFYMYVADTAKDLSAGTLYAAKWIQTSNVGAGAADLMWIKLGHTTDAEIKTIVATEPNFSDIFNVETPNVDDTCPTAGFSFVNTAMGKECLQVKAGQETAAAYLETRRYAAMKGATTEFRKEEGITFNPDNSTVYVAMSQVAKGMADTVGDVQLSENKCGAVYGLDVYGSAETAYDSLQNVINSDYVVKNMHSVVEGSPAVYPAGSAYESYTCSVNGIANPDNVTYLEGENILAIGEDTSMHPNDFVWSFDTTSNELTRIVSTPYGSETTSPFWYKDINGWGYLSLVTQHPFGETSTSDVENSLTPTDTESSIGVVGPFDFTLGDSKGSR; encoded by the coding sequence ATGAAAAAGCGTACAATCTTAAGTGCTTTAACGGCGGCTTTTTTAGCAGTTTCTTTTGCTGCGTGCAATAGTAGCGAAGATGGTGTTGATGGAATTAATGGTACTGATGGTGTTGACGGTCAGAGTGCAGGTTTTATAAAGTGGGAATTTGAAGAGCTTAGTGCACCAGTAACGGATGCAGAGAAAACTTCTATTCGTACAGCTACGAAGATCACAAACAATGCAGACGGGATCACAGACACTATAGGTTTTACAAAACTTATGGCTACGACAGATACAGACAACGGTGAAACGTTCGGTTTATTAAAAGATCATAATGATGTAGCTATGACATTTACTGATGGAAGTCCATATATCTGTAACGGTACAAATGCAGGACTTGGTTCAGGGCTTGATCACTCATCTATTTTAGAAAAAGATGGTCGTATCTTTATGGTATCTCAGTTTGAATGTGAAGTGGGTGCTATGTATGGTATGGAGTTAGAGCAAAATGCTACGACAGGTGCACTTGCAGTTAAAAAAGATTCTCTTCAATATATCAGTCAAAAAGAGGGTTACGGTGGTTGGGTACACTGTGCTGGTGTAACTACACCTTGGAACTCACACTTAGGGAGTGAAGAGTATGAACCAAATGCTCGTGCTGTAGAGGCTGATCTTAATACTACAACAATGTTAACTGGTAACAAGTACTATGATGAGGTTACAAAATACTACTGGCAAGATGAAAACAATGCTAATGCAACTAACAATAACAACCCTTATTTCTATGGTTGGATCCCTGAAGTTACAGTAAGCGGTGCTGCAGCTACACCGGCATTTGCTTATACAAAACACTTTAGTATGGGACGTGCAGCTTGGGAGTTGGCATATGTAATGCCTGATGAAAAAACTGCTTACCTTTCAGATGACGGTACAAACGTTGGTTTTTATATGTATGTAGCAGATACTGCAAAAGATCTAAGCGCAGGTACACTTTACGCTGCTAAATGGATCCAAACTTCAAACGTTGGTGCAGGTGCGGCAGACCTTATGTGGATCAAACTTGGACATACAACAGATGCAGAGATCAAAACTATCGTTGCAACTGAACCTAACTTTAGCGATATCTTCAACGTTGAAACACCAAATGTTGACGATACTTGTCCAACTGCGGGCTTCTCATTTGTAAATACGGCAATGGGTAAAGAGTGTCTTCAAGTAAAAGCTGGACAAGAAACAGCAGCAGCATACTTAGAAACTCGCCGTTATGCAGCTATGAAAGGTGCAACTACTGAGTTCCGTAAAGAGGAAGGGATCACTTTTAACCCAGATAACTCTACTGTTTATGTAGCGATGAGTCAAGTTGCTAAAGGGATGGCAGATACTGTAGGTGATGTACAGCTTTCTGAAAATAAATGTGGTGCTGTATATGGTTTAGATGTTTACGGTTCAGCTGAAACAGCTTACGATTCACTTCAAAACGTAATCAACAGTGACTATGTAGTGAAAAACATGCATTCGGTTGTTGAAGGTTCTCCTGCCGTTTATCCTGCAGGTTCTGCATATGAGAGCTATACATGTTCTGTAAACGGGATCGCAAATCCTGATAACGTAACATACCTAGAGGGTGAAAACATCTTAGCGATCGGTGAAGATACAAGTATGCATCCAAATGACTTTGTATGGAGTTTCGATACAACTTCAAATGAATTAACTCGTATTGTTTCTACACCGTACGGTTCTGAAACAACTTCACCATTTTGGTATAAAGATATCAACGGTTGGGGATACTTAAGTTTAGTAACACAACACCCATTCGGTGAGACAAGTACTAGTGATGTTGAAAACTCTTTAACACCGACAGATACTGAATCTTCTATCGGAGTTGTAGGGCCGTTTGACTTTACACTTGGTGATTCTAAAGGTTCACGTTAA
- a CDS encoding YajQ family cyclic di-GMP-binding protein, with translation MAKEHSFDITAKVDVQLFKNAINLVDREVANRYDFKGTTYEVNYKEKDKALVLVASSDNKLDALKDIVIEKLLKQGLSSKVLDELRVEDASGGTRKATYRVVDYIESKEAKKITADIKKMKLKVNAQIEGDSIRVKAKNIDDLQKVMKMVREGEWEAPLKFENMR, from the coding sequence ATGGCAAAAGAGCATTCATTTGATATAACGGCAAAAGTAGATGTTCAACTTTTTAAAAATGCTATAAATCTCGTAGATCGTGAAGTTGCAAACAGATATGATTTTAAAGGTACGACATACGAAGTTAATTATAAAGAGAAAGATAAAGCGTTAGTGTTAGTAGCATCATCGGACAATAAACTTGATGCGCTCAAAGATATAGTAATTGAAAAACTTTTAAAACAGGGACTCTCTTCAAAAGTATTAGATGAACTTCGTGTTGAAGATGCAAGCGGAGGTACAAGAAAAGCGACTTACAGAGTTGTTGATTACATCGAGTCTAAAGAGGCGAAGAAGATTACAGCCGACATCAAAAAAATGAAGTTAAAAGTAAATGCTCAGATCGAGGGTGACAGCATCCGTGTAAAAGCCAAAAATATTGACGATCTCCAGAAAGTTATGAAGATGGTTCGTGAAGGTGAGTGGGAAGCTCCGTTAAAATTTGAAAATATGAGATAG
- a CDS encoding succinate dehydrogenase/fumarate reductase iron-sulfur subunit has protein sequence MKITVKRDSAFEIYELEDGAYTLLEALNKIKRELDNTLSFSSGCRSSVCGSCAMRVNEKEVLACSYKVQEGDLIEPLNNMPVIRDLVVDMDKSYEMNVKAKAWIKTINSEAVLDHEAEKINEVQSDCILCGSCYSSCPVYAVNGEFLGPFSLTRVWKYVSDKRENDAAEKIDTIQTNGIWDCTLCNNCTVVCPQNISSKADIEKLRVRSSMFGYSDPNFGSFGGGFDGGFGFDGSPSF, from the coding sequence ATGAAAATAACGGTTAAAAGAGACTCTGCATTTGAGATTTACGAGCTTGAAGATGGAGCATACACACTTCTAGAAGCATTGAACAAGATTAAACGTGAGCTCGATAATACACTCAGCTTTTCAAGCGGATGCCGAAGCAGCGTGTGTGGAAGCTGTGCGATGCGTGTGAATGAAAAAGAGGTATTGGCGTGTTCATACAAAGTGCAAGAGGGTGACTTGATTGAACCGCTTAACAATATGCCTGTAATCCGCGATCTTGTTGTAGATATGGACAAGTCGTATGAGATGAACGTAAAAGCAAAAGCGTGGATCAAAACTATAAACAGTGAAGCTGTTTTAGATCATGAAGCAGAGAAGATCAATGAGGTGCAAAGTGATTGTATCTTATGCGGTTCATGTTATTCATCTTGCCCGGTATATGCCGTAAACGGTGAGTTCTTAGGACCGTTTTCACTCACAAGAGTTTGGAAGTATGTAAGTGACAAACGTGAAAATGACGCTGCGGAGAAGATCGATACTATTCAGACAAACGGGATCTGGGATTGTACACTTTGTAATAACTGTACAGTTGTATGTCCGCAAAATATCTCATCTAAGGCCGACATAGAAAAACTGAGAGTGCGATCAAGCATGTTTGGTTACAGCGATCCTAATTTCGGATCGTTTGGCGGTGGATTTGATGGAGGATTCGGGTTTGACGGAAGCCCTAGTTTCTAG
- a CDS encoding FAD-dependent oxidoreductase yields MKTDVLIIGAGGAGLMAAIAAKEEGVDVLVLTKEYPTRSQTCMAQGGMNAALGNVAEDSVEDHIQNTLKSAHGEADEESIRFMCSEAINAVEYLDSIGVCFSRTGDGKIAQRRLGGASAPRACYAQDYTGLKILHTLYDRANALGIEFVNDTFLLEVLKDEDGNACGAKVLDIRSGELKTYIAKTVILATGGYSRIYDKYSTNSTASSGDGIAAALRAGAKLKDMEFVQFHPTGLKNSSILISESARGEGGYLLNSKGERFTDELAPRDQVSRAIDEQIKKGEDIFLDIRHLGESFIDEGLPQERKLAKLYENVDPVHDLIPIKPVAHYTMGGIAVDNRSQTNVERLYACGECANHNVHGANRLGGNSLLEIVVFGREAGRNAATKAKEVASLSVPAHTECFLEKEFSNTVDFYKYKEKIGNLLYNKVGIVRKKSELKDALEELEMIKSLLPQMGWSDTSAVYNTNKQEFLEFRNIVEVSEVVIQSALGRDESCGAHYMEAQS; encoded by the coding sequence ATGAAAACCGATGTATTGATTATTGGAGCGGGTGGAGCAGGTCTGATGGCTGCAATCGCCGCAAAAGAAGAGGGTGTTGATGTCTTGGTGCTTACAAAAGAGTATCCAACACGTTCTCAAACCTGTATGGCTCAAGGCGGGATGAATGCTGCCCTTGGTAATGTAGCTGAAGACAGTGTAGAAGATCACATACAGAACACACTCAAATCTGCCCACGGTGAAGCGGATGAAGAGTCTATCCGTTTTATGTGTTCAGAAGCTATCAATGCTGTTGAATATCTTGATAGTATCGGTGTATGTTTTTCACGTACAGGTGATGGCAAGATAGCTCAAAGAAGACTTGGTGGAGCATCTGCACCCCGTGCATGTTATGCACAGGATTATACGGGTTTAAAAATTCTTCATACTTTATATGATCGAGCGAATGCTTTAGGGATTGAGTTTGTGAATGACACCTTTTTATTAGAGGTGTTAAAAGATGAAGATGGAAATGCCTGCGGTGCAAAAGTGTTAGATATCCGTAGCGGTGAATTAAAAACATATATCGCAAAAACGGTTATTTTAGCAACGGGCGGTTATTCACGCATCTATGACAAATACTCGACAAACTCGACAGCTTCAAGCGGTGATGGGATTGCAGCGGCACTTCGTGCGGGTGCAAAGTTAAAAGATATGGAGTTTGTACAGTTTCATCCGACGGGTCTGAAAAACTCTTCTATCCTCATTAGTGAATCGGCTCGCGGCGAGGGCGGTTACCTGTTAAACTCTAAAGGGGAGCGTTTTACCGATGAATTGGCACCTCGTGATCAAGTGAGTCGTGCTATTGATGAGCAGATCAAAAAAGGGGAGGATATTTTCTTAGATATTCGCCACCTTGGAGAGAGCTTTATAGACGAGGGTCTACCACAAGAGAGAAAGCTGGCAAAACTGTATGAAAATGTTGATCCGGTGCATGACCTTATCCCTATAAAACCTGTAGCTCACTATACAATGGGCGGTATTGCTGTTGATAACAGATCACAAACCAATGTTGAGAGACTCTATGCATGTGGAGAGTGTGCAAACCATAATGTACACGGTGCAAACCGTTTAGGCGGTAACTCACTTTTAGAGATCGTAGTGTTTGGGCGTGAAGCAGGACGCAATGCAGCAACAAAGGCAAAAGAGGTGGCAAGTTTATCGGTACCTGCACACACTGAATGCTTTTTAGAAAAAGAGTTTAGCAATACTGTTGATTTTTATAAGTACAAAGAGAAGATCGGAAATCTGCTTTATAACAAAGTGGGTATTGTGAGAAAAAAATCTGAGCTCAAAGATGCGTTGGAGGAGCTGGAGATGATCAAATCACTTCTGCCGCAAATGGGTTGGAGTGATACTTCTGCTGTTTATAATACTAACAAACAAGAGTTCTTAGAGTTTAGAAACATTGTTGAAGTAAGTGAAGTTGTAATTCAAAGTGCTCTTGGCAGAGATGAAAGTTGCGGTGCACACTATATGGAGGCGCAGTCATGA